The Salvelinus namaycush isolate Seneca chromosome 16, SaNama_1.0, whole genome shotgun sequence genome has a segment encoding these proteins:
- the LOC120061320 gene encoding RAF proto-oncogene serine/threonine-protein kinase-like: protein MEHLQGAWKTLSNGFGMKDSVFEGPCLSPTMVQGFPSQRRSSDDSKIPDSKTSSTIRVYLPNQQRTVVNVRPGMTLHSCLIKALKVRGLQPECCAVFRLHPGQRSKKSRMDWNTDSTSLIGEELLVKVLDHVPLTTHNFVRKTFLKLAFCDICQKFLLNGFRCQTCGYKFHEHCSTKVPTMCVDWSNIRQLLLFPTPGESGGPSLPPLTSRRMRESLSRLPSSSLHRCSTPHAFNYTAPYPPTVGALSQRQRSTSTPNVHMVSTTMPVDSSMIEEAMRNHEAMRNHDSGGSSPSQSPTGWSQSNTPAPDRRERAPSFNTQEKHKIRPRDKRDSSYYWEIEASEVVLHSCIGSGSFGTVYKGKWHGDVAVKILKVIDPTPEQFQAFRNEVAVLRKTRHVNILLFMGYMTKDNLAIVTQWCEGSSLYKHLHVQETNFQMFQLIDIARQTAQGMDYLHAKNIIHRDMKSNNIFLHEGLTVKIGDFGLATVKARWSGSHQVEQPSGSILWMAPEVIRMQDNMPYSFQSDVYSYGVVLHELMTGELPYSQIANRDQIIFMVGRGYLSPDLSKLYKSCPKAMKRLVADCIKKIKDERPLFPQILSSIELLQHSLPKINRSASEPSMHRASHTEDINAFTSTYSRLPVF from the exons ATGGAGCACCTCCAGGGAGCATGGAAGACCCTGAGCAACGGCTTTGGGATGAAGGACTCTGTGTTCGAGGGCCCTTGCCTTTCCCCGACCATGGTGCAGGGCTTCCCCTCCCAGCGCCGCTCCTCCGACGACAGTAAGATCCCCGACTCCAAGACCAGCAGCACCATCCGCGTCTACCTCCCCAACCAGCAGCGCACAGTG GTGAATGTGAGGCCAGGTATGACCCTGCACAGCTGCCTGATCAAAGCGCTGAAGGTGCGGGGCCTGCAACCGGAGTGCTGTGCTGTCTTCAGACTGCACCCAGGACAGAGGAG TAAAAAGTCACGTATGGATTGGAATACCGACTCTACCTCACTAATTGGGGAAGAACTGCTGGTGAAAGTCTTAGATCATGTCCCCTTGACGACGCACAACTTT GTTCGGAAAACATTTCTGAAGTTGGCCTTCTGCGATATATGCCAGAAGTTCCTTTTGAACGGTTTCCGTTGCCAAACATGTGGCTACAAATTCCATGAGCATTGCAGCACCAAAGTGCCCACGATGTGTGTGGATTGGAGCAACATCAGACAGCTCCT gttgTTCCCGACACCAGGTGAAAGTGGGggtccatctcttcctcctcttacTTCTCGGCGAATGAGAGAATCGCTGTCCCGACTCCCCAGCAG CTCTCTGCACCGCTGCTCCACCCCTCATGCCTTCAACTACACGGCCCCCTACCCACCCACGGTGGGCGCTCTgtcccagaggcagcgctccacCTCCACGCCCAACGTCCACATGGTCAGCACCACCATGCCCGTCGACAGCAGCATGATCGAG GAAGCAATGCGTAATCATGAAGCAATGCGTAATCATGACTCAG GCGGGAGTTCCCCCAGCCAGAGTCCCACAGGCTGGTCCCAGTCTAACACCCCAGCTCCAGACAGACGAGAAAGGGCTCCTTCATTCAACACTCAGGAGAAACACAAAATA CGTCCGAGGGACAAGCGGGACTCCAGTTACTACTGGGAGATTGAGGCCAGTGAAGTGGTGCTACACTCCTGTATCGGCTCAGGCTCCTTCGGAACGGTATACAAAGGGAAATGGCACG GTGACGTAGCGGTGAAGATCCTAAAGGTGATTGACCCCACGCCAGAGCAGTTCCAGGCCTTCAGAAACGAGGTGGCTGTCCTTAG GAAAACGCGGCACGTCAACATCCTGTTGTTCATGGGCTACATGACGAAGGACAACCTGGCCATCGTGACCCAGTGGTgtgagggcagcagcctctacaAACACCTTCACGTCCAGGAGACCAACTTCCAGATGTTCCAGCTTATAGACATCGCCAGGCAGACAGCTCAGGGCATGGA CTATTTGCACGCCAAAAACATCATCCACCGGGACATGAAGTCAAACA ATATCTTCCTACATGAGGGCCTGACGGTGAAGATAGGAGACTTTGGTCTGGCCACGGTCAAGGCCAGGTGGAGTGGTTCTCACCAGGTGGAGCAACCCTCAGGGTCCATACTGTGGATG GCTCCTGAGGTTATCCGTATGCAGGACAACATGCCCTATAGTTTCCAGTCTGATGTGTACTCCTACGGTGTTGTCCTCCATGAGCTGATGACGGGAGAGCTGCCATACTCACAGATAGCCAACAGAGACCAG ATCATCTTCATGGTGGGCCGGGGGTACCTGTCTCCAGACCTCAGTAAGCTTTATAAGAGCTGTCCTAAGGCCATGAAGAGGCTGGTGGCCGACTGCATCAAGAAAATCAAGGACGAGAGGCCACTGTTCCCCCAG aTCCTGTCGTCAATTGAGCTGCTCCAGCATTCCCTGCCTAAGATCAACCGCAGTGCCTCAGAACCCTCCATGCACAGAGCCTCCCACACTGAGGACATTAACGCCTTCACTTCCACCTATAGCAGACTGCCTGTGTTCTAG
- the LOC120061321 gene encoding cellular nucleic acid-binding protein-like isoform X1, translated as MEMSSSSECFRCGRPGHWIKNCPEAGSGGRGRGRGRGRGKDLFCYRCGEQGHIARDCEQTEDACYNCHRSGHISRDCKEPKKEREQCCYSCGKAGHVARDCDHANEQKCYSCGGFGHIQKLCDKVKCYRCGEIGHVAVQCSKASEVNCYKCGNTGHLAKECTIEATA; from the exons ATGGagatgagcagcagcagtgagtgCTTTCGATGTGGCCGTCCTGGGCATTGGATCAAGAACTGTCCTGAAGCTGGAAGTGGGGGGCGTGGCCGCGGCAGGggcagaggaagaggaaagg ATCTGTTCTGCTATCGCTGTGGAGAGCAAGGTCACATTGCCAGGGACTGTGAACAGACCGAGGATG CCTGCTACAACTGCCACAGGAGTGGCCATATTTCCCGGGACTGCAAGGAGCCCAAAAAGGAGAGGGAGCAGTGCTGCTACAGCTGTGGCAAGGCTGGCCACGTGGCCCGTGACTGTGACCATGCCAACGAGCAGAAGTGCTATTCCTGCGGTGGCTTTGGTCACATCCAGAAACTTTGCGATAAAGTCAAATGTTACAG gtGTGGTGAGATTGGCCATGTTGCTGTGCAGTGCAGCAAAGCCAGTGAGGTGAACTGCTACAAATGCGGCAACACTGGCCACCTGGCGAAAGAGTGCACCATCGAAGCCACCGCATAA
- the LOC120061321 gene encoding cellular nucleic acid-binding protein-like isoform X2 gives MEMSSSSECFRCGRPGHWIKNCPEAGSGGRGRGRGRGRDLFCYRCGEQGHIARDCEQTEDACYNCHRSGHISRDCKEPKKEREQCCYSCGKAGHVARDCDHANEQKCYSCGGFGHIQKLCDKVKCYRCGEIGHVAVQCSKASEVNCYKCGNTGHLAKECTIEATA, from the exons ATGGagatgagcagcagcagtgagtgCTTTCGATGTGGCCGTCCTGGGCATTGGATCAAGAACTGTCCTGAAGCTGGAAGTGGGGGGCGTGGCCGCGGCAGGggcagaggaagag ATCTGTTCTGCTATCGCTGTGGAGAGCAAGGTCACATTGCCAGGGACTGTGAACAGACCGAGGATG CCTGCTACAACTGCCACAGGAGTGGCCATATTTCCCGGGACTGCAAGGAGCCCAAAAAGGAGAGGGAGCAGTGCTGCTACAGCTGTGGCAAGGCTGGCCACGTGGCCCGTGACTGTGACCATGCCAACGAGCAGAAGTGCTATTCCTGCGGTGGCTTTGGTCACATCCAGAAACTTTGCGATAAAGTCAAATGTTACAG gtGTGGTGAGATTGGCCATGTTGCTGTGCAGTGCAGCAAAGCCAGTGAGGTGAACTGCTACAAATGCGGCAACACTGGCCACCTGGCGAAAGAGTGCACCATCGAAGCCACCGCATAA
- the LOC120060765 gene encoding haloacid dehalogenase-like hydrolase domain-containing 5 produces MRGLLPFYRVLNALCNRQVRRRAGFAGSECGFSGTVSVSKPQPCFGLLFDIDGVLVRGKIPIPAAKKAFQKLVNSQGQFVVPVVFVTNAGNCMRQMKADQLSHILGVPITMDQVMMSHSPLRMFKKYHDKCVLVSGQGPVLDIAKNLGFQNVVSIDMLRESFPLLDMVDHNRRPKLPSSPIANLPTVEAVILFGEPIRWETNLQLIIDILLTNGNLSGAHQTQKLPHLPLLACNMDLMWMAEAQSPRFGHGTFLVCLENIYKKITGKEVKYKALMGKPSELTYHFAECLIRGQAVERNWTQPITSLYAIGDNLMTDIYGANLYSCYLEERNRRKNSKAVANMATGTGSSAALPQDNDHVENTWESELAPPSATSCKSILVCTGVYNPHTEVPTYANKCIKETVFHGHRDLRFDPALVEPGHIVQDVADAVELIFEQEKFVPQ; encoded by the exons ATGAGGGGACTCCTGCCTTTTTACAGAGTTCTGAACGCCCTGTGTAACCGACAAGTCAGGCGAAGAGCTGGATTTGCCGGTTCTGAGTGCGGGTTTAGCGGAACCGTGTCTGTTAGCAAG CCACAGCCATGCTTTGGCCTGCTGTTTGACATCGATGGCGTGCTTGTCCGGGGAAAGATACCCATCCCTGCTGCAAAAAAGGCCTTCCAAAAACTGGTCAACTCTCAGGGACAATTTGTGGTACCAGTTGTTTTTGTCACCAACGCAGGGAATTGTATGCGGCAGATGAAAGCAGACCAGCTCTCGCACATCCTGGGAGTGCCT ATCACCATGGACCAGGTGATGATGTCACACAGTCCACTGAGGATGTTCAAGAAATACCATGACAAGTGTGTTCTGGTGTCAGGACAAGGGCCCGTCCTGGATATTGCCAAAAA CTTGGGCTTCCAGAATGTGGTCAGTATCGACATGTTGAGAGAATCCTTTCCTCTGCTGGACATGGTAGACCACAACAGACGGCCCAAACTGCCG TCCAGTCCTATTGCCAACCTTCCCACAGTAGAAG CTGTTATTCTGTTTGGGGAGCCCATCCGATGGGAGACCAACCTCCAGCTGATAATTGATATCCTGCTGACCAATGGGAACCTGAGCGGAGCCCACCAGACCCAAAAGCTTCCCCACCTCCCCCTGCTGGCCTGCAACATGGATCTCATGTGGATGGCTGAGGCCCAGTCTCCACG CTTTGGTCATGGAACATTCCTGGTGTGCCTGGAGAACATCTACAAGAAGATAACGGGTAAAGAGGTGAAGTACAAAGCTCTGATGGGAAAGCCCAGTGAACTGACCTACCACTTTGCTGAGTGCCTCATCAGAGGCCAGGCTGTGGAGAGAAACTGGACACAGCCCATCACCTCCCTCTATGCTATTGG GGATAACCTGATGACTGACATCTATGGGGCCAACCTCTACAGTTGTTACctggaggagaggaacaggaggaagaACTCCAAAGCTGTCGCCAATATGGCCACTGGCACGGGCTCTAGTGCAGCCCTTCCCCAGGACAACGACCACGTAGAGAACACCTGGGAGAGCGAGCTGGCACCCCCCTCCGCCACCTCCTGCAAGTCCATCCTGGTGTGCACTGGGGTGTACAACCCCCACACGGAGGTGCCCACTTATGCCAACAAGTGCATCAAGGAGACTGTGTTTCACGGGCATCGCGACTTGCGCTTTGACCCGGCGTTGGTAGAGCCCGGGCACATCGTGCAGGATGTGGCTGACGCCGTGGAGCTCATCTTTGAGCAGGAGAAGTTTGTGCCTCAGTAA